CCATCAGCAGCGCCTCGCCTCGCCGCTGCACCTCGTCCAGAGTGACGGCCTCGGCCAGGGTGAACCCGGCGGCCATGGTGCGGCGCAGCGCGCTCATGCACCCGCCGCAGCCCAAGGCCTGTCCGATGTCGTGGCAGAGCGTACGGATGTATGTACCCTTGGAGCACACACAGCGCAGACAAAACTCCGTTTCGCTCAGCTGATCCGTGAGCTCCAGGGCATAGATGGTGACGCTCCGGGGAGCCCGTTCCACCTCCCGGCCCTTGCGGGCCAGGTCGCAGAGCTTCTGCCCGTTGATTTTGATGGCGGAGTACATGGGCGGAATCTGCTGAAGCTCCCCGGTAAAGCGCTTTAGGGCGGCGGAGACATCCTGGGCCGAAACGCTGACATCGGAGCGGGCCAGCACCTCGCCGGTGATGTCCTGGGTGTTGGTGGTCAGTCCCAGCCGCAGTGTGGCCGCGTACTCCTTGCGGCCCTTCTCCGCGAACTCCACCGCCCGGGTGGCCTGTCCCACAAAAACAGGCAGCACTCCGGTGGCCATGGGGTCCAGGGTTCCGGCGTGGCCCACCCGTTTTTCGTGGAGCATCCCCCGGATTTTGGCGCACACGTCCATGCTGGTCCAGTCCCGGGGCTTGTCAATGATGAGAATTCCGTTCGGCATAGTTCCCCCTGTAGTCAATAGTTCGGCGTTAGCGCGGGAAATCGCCTGCGACCCGGGCCACGGCGTCCAAAATCCGCTCGGTGGCCGACTGGGCGCTGCCCTTGATGGTGCAGCCAGCCGCTGCGGCGTGGCCACCGCCGCCCAACAGCTGACAGACCTGGGTGGCGTTGACCCGGCTTCCGGTGCGCAGGGAGATTTTCCAGACGTCTGTGTGCAGCTCCCGCATGGTGACGGCACAGTCGTTGCCCTCCACAAGACCTGCCAGGGAGGAGAGGTCTTCCGCGTCGCTTTCGCTGGCCTGGACCCGCTCCATCAAGGAGACGGGAATCTGCATGACCACAATGCGGCCGCTGTCGAAAAGCTGCATGCTGCGCAGCATGTCTGCCTCAAGGGCCAGGCGCTTACGGCTTTTGGTGCGGAAAAAGGTCTTGTTGACCTGACGGTAGTCGATGCCCGTGTCCATCAGCGCCGCCGCCACCCGGTGGGTGTTGGAGGTGGTATTGGAGTAGACAAAGCAGCCCGTGTCTGTGGATACGGCCACATAGAGGGGCAGGGCGATCTCCGGCGTGATGGGCCCAAGGTCCCGGACAATCTCATAGAGAATCTCGCCGCAGGCGGCACACTGGGGCCGCACGCAGCTGCTTGCTCCGAACCCCTCATAGGAGGGGTGGTGGTCAATGGCCAGGTCCACCCGGTTCTGATAGGGCAGGGCGTTTTCCGGGAACAGGGACAGCGCGGCGATGTCGGTGCTGACCACTTTCTCCGGGCAAAAGCCCTCCGGCGCCAAGTAGGGCGCAGCATAGGGGCGGCTGTTGTCCGTAATCTCCGGGTTGGGCAGAAGATAGGCGGTCTTCCCCAGATTCCGCAGCGCGGCGCAGAGGGCGCTGGCGCAGCCCACCGTGTCCCCATCGGGCCGCAGATGGGTCAGGATCAGGACGTTGTCAAAGGAGCGCAGCAGCTGCGCGGCCTCTTTGGCGGTCATATTCACTCCTCCGTTTCCTCCTCCCGGCGCTCGATGTCCCGCAGGACCTCAAGGATATGGGCGCCGTGCTGGATGGAGTCGTCGGCCACAAACTGCAGCTCCGGGGTGTAGCGCAGGCGCAGGGCGCTGCCCAGCTCCCGGCGCAGAAAGCCGGAGGCGGATTTGAGGCCCTTCAGGATGTCCTGCTCCTGGGACTTGTCCAGGGCGCTGACATAGATGCGGGAATAGCGCAGGTCGCCGGTGGTGTCCACGTG
This window of the Dysosmobacter acutus genome carries:
- the rbfA gene encoding 30S ribosome-binding factor RbfA; translated protein: MPSNRIGRINEEIQRELSALMRRLKDPRVQSGMVTITHVDTTGDLRYSRIYVSALDKSQEQDILKGLKSASGFLRRELGSALRLRYTPELQFVADDSIQHGAHILEVLRDIERREEETEE
- the truB gene encoding tRNA pseudouridine(55) synthase TruB encodes the protein MPNGILIIDKPRDWTSMDVCAKIRGMLHEKRVGHAGTLDPMATGVLPVFVGQATRAVEFAEKGRKEYAATLRLGLTTNTQDITGEVLARSDVSVSAQDVSAALKRFTGELQQIPPMYSAIKINGQKLCDLARKGREVERAPRSVTIYALELTDQLSETEFCLRCVCSKGTYIRTLCHDIGQALGCGGCMSALRRTMAAGFTLAEAVTLDEVQRRGEALLMDVDRFFEQYPAYRIQREREEFFCLHGNPIPAQLSQGTYRVYGRDGQFLCLSRWERGKLVSIKNFFGA
- a CDS encoding DHH family phosphoesterase; this translates as MTAKEAAQLLRSFDNVLILTHLRPDGDTVGCASALCAALRNLGKTAYLLPNPEITDNSRPYAAPYLAPEGFCPEKVVSTDIAALSLFPENALPYQNRVDLAIDHHPSYEGFGASSCVRPQCAACGEILYEIVRDLGPITPEIALPLYVAVSTDTGCFVYSNTTSNTHRVAAALMDTGIDYRQVNKTFFRTKSRKRLALEADMLRSMQLFDSGRIVVMQIPVSLMERVQASESDAEDLSSLAGLVEGNDCAVTMRELHTDVWKISLRTGSRVNATQVCQLLGGGGHAAAAGCTIKGSAQSATERILDAVARVAGDFPR